One Immundisolibacter sp. genomic region harbors:
- a CDS encoding RidA family protein, with amino-acid sequence MSLQAIASDLAPAAIGPYSQAIRAGNTVYLSGQIPLDPSSGELVIGDIETQAVRVFDNLKAVAEAAGGSLAQAVKLTIYLTDLTHFATVNAVMARYFEPPYPARATLGVAALPRGAGVEADAILVLT; translated from the coding sequence ATGTCCCTGCAAGCTATCGCCAGCGACCTTGCCCCGGCCGCGATCGGCCCGTACTCGCAAGCCATCCGCGCCGGCAACACGGTGTACCTGTCGGGACAGATTCCGCTGGACCCCAGCAGTGGGGAGTTGGTGATCGGCGACATCGAAACACAGGCCGTGCGCGTGTTCGACAACCTCAAGGCAGTGGCGGAGGCCGCCGGGGGCAGCCTGGCGCAGGCGGTCAAACTCACCATCTACCTGACCGACCTGACCCATTTCGCGACCGTGAACGCCGTCATGGCACGCTATTTCGAGCCGCCGTATCCGGCGCGCGCCACCCTGGGTGTGGCGGCCCTGCCGCGCGGCGCGGGTGTCGAAGCGGACGCGATCCTCGTCCTGACCTGA
- the recG gene encoding ATP-dependent DNA helicase RecG — MAGQAVVTRAAAALPGVGPAMWQRLALLGIEQPADLLLHLPLRYEDRSQLSSIASLRDGQHALVRGRVEAAELTQRRRRALLVGLADSSGSVTLRFFHFRPSQTQQFQPGAWLECYGEARLGPMGLEMVHPEYRLLRSGASEPLPPAALTPVYPTTAGLTQASLRRLVGLALDRCDQHLPELLPAGLRSAEQISDLATALHGLHQPAADALLDERPSALHRLALEELLAHHLSLRRRRQQRQTRRAPVIRASGMLRDRLLEALPFALTGAQKRVIGEVLADLARPHPMLRLLQGDVGSGKTLVAAAVALQAAEAGWQTAIMAPTELLAEQHFRNFCRWLPPLGLDPLWLAGRHSGRARAAILADIASGRAPLVVGTHALFQEEVQFARLGLVIIDEQHRFGVHQRLALRAKGDDGAQAPHQLIMTATPIPRSLAMTFYADLDTSTIDELPPGRTPVHTLAVPRRRKDELLTAIATTCAQGQQAYWVCPLIDESEALALSAASATAEELAATLPQLRVGLLHGRMKSREKETVMAAFLSNELQLLVATTVIEVGVDVPNATLMVIDHAERLGLAQLHQLRGRVGRGSADSRCVLLYQPPLSGEARARLAAMRETNDGFEIARRDLDLRGPGELLGTRQTGAVNLRVADLERDRSLLPRLPHLAGLLEREAPAMVPRLIDRWLGRGLDYGEV, encoded by the coding sequence ATGGCTGGCCAAGCTGTTGTCACGCGCGCCGCGGCGGCTCTGCCCGGGGTAGGACCTGCGATGTGGCAGCGCCTGGCGCTGCTCGGAATCGAACAACCGGCGGATCTGCTACTGCATTTGCCGCTGCGCTACGAAGACCGCAGCCAGTTGTCATCGATAGCCAGTTTGCGCGATGGCCAGCACGCCCTGGTGCGGGGCCGGGTCGAGGCCGCGGAACTCACACAGCGCCGTCGGCGTGCCCTGCTGGTCGGCCTCGCGGACTCCAGCGGCAGCGTGACCTTACGTTTTTTTCACTTCCGACCCAGCCAGACGCAGCAGTTTCAGCCCGGTGCATGGCTGGAATGCTACGGTGAAGCTCGCCTCGGCCCAATGGGGCTGGAAATGGTGCATCCGGAGTACCGATTGCTACGCAGCGGGGCCAGTGAGCCACTACCGCCAGCGGCGCTCACGCCGGTTTATCCCACCACCGCCGGGCTCACCCAGGCCAGCTTGCGCCGCCTGGTGGGTCTGGCGCTGGATCGTTGCGATCAGCACCTGCCGGAGCTACTGCCTGCGGGGCTACGCTCGGCCGAACAGATTTCCGACCTGGCGACCGCCCTGCATGGCCTGCACCAGCCAGCGGCCGATGCGCTGCTCGACGAACGCCCGTCGGCCTTGCATCGGCTGGCGCTGGAAGAATTGCTGGCGCATCACCTCAGCCTGCGTCGACGGCGCCAGCAGCGGCAAACACGTCGCGCGCCGGTGATCAGGGCCAGCGGTATGCTGCGCGACCGCCTGCTTGAAGCACTCCCCTTCGCCTTGACCGGCGCACAAAAACGCGTCATCGGCGAGGTCCTTGCCGACCTTGCCAGGCCCCATCCCATGCTGCGGCTCTTACAGGGCGATGTTGGCAGCGGCAAGACGCTGGTCGCCGCGGCGGTGGCATTGCAGGCTGCCGAAGCCGGCTGGCAGACGGCAATCATGGCCCCGACAGAACTGCTGGCGGAGCAACACTTCCGTAATTTCTGTCGCTGGCTGCCGCCGCTGGGCCTGGACCCACTGTGGTTGGCCGGCCGCCACAGCGGGCGCGCCCGGGCCGCCATTCTTGCCGACATCGCCTCCGGCCGCGCGCCGCTGGTGGTGGGCACCCACGCACTGTTTCAGGAGGAGGTGCAATTCGCCAGGCTTGGGCTGGTGATCATTGACGAGCAACACCGTTTCGGCGTGCACCAGCGCCTGGCGCTGCGTGCCAAGGGCGACGACGGCGCGCAGGCGCCCCACCAGCTGATCATGACGGCGACGCCGATCCCGCGTTCGCTCGCCATGACCTTTTACGCTGATCTGGATACCTCGACCATCGACGAACTGCCGCCCGGACGCACGCCCGTCCATACCCTGGCGGTACCGCGCCGACGCAAGGACGAGCTGCTCACCGCCATCGCCACCACCTGCGCGCAGGGCCAGCAGGCGTACTGGGTGTGTCCGCTGATTGACGAGTCGGAGGCGCTCGCCCTGTCCGCGGCCAGCGCCACCGCCGAGGAACTGGCCGCCACGCTGCCCCAGCTGCGCGTCGGCCTGCTGCACGGGCGCATGAAAAGCCGCGAGAAAGAAACCGTGATGGCGGCCTTCCTGAGCAACGAATTACAGCTACTGGTCGCCACCACGGTGATCGAAGTTGGCGTCGATGTGCCCAACGCCACGCTGATGGTGATCGACCATGCCGAGCGCCTGGGTCTGGCCCAGTTGCACCAGCTGCGCGGCCGGGTCGGGCGCGGCAGCGCCGACAGCCGCTGCGTGCTGCTCTACCAGCCGCCGCTGTCGGGCGAGGCGCGCGCACGCCTGGCCGCCATGCGCGAAACCAATGACGGCTTTGAAATTGCCCGCCGCGATCTTGACCTGCGTGGTCCGGGGGAGTTACTCGGCACCCGCCAGACCGGCGCCGTAAACCTGCGCGTTGCTGACCTGGAGCGCGACCGAAGCCTGTTGCCGCGGCTGCCACACCTGGCCGGCTTGCTGGAGCGCGAGGCCCCCGCGATGGTGCCGCGTCTGATCGATCGCTGGCTCGGGCGCGGCCTTGACTACGGTGAAGTGTGA
- the ubiA gene encoding 4-hydroxybenzoate octaprenyltransferase, which translates to MTATARLAAYLELMRLHRPIGVLLLLWPTWWALWLTSGGLPDLKILVVFTAGVVTMRSAGCAINDYLDSDFDRHVERTRNRPLARGAIRPVEALVVCVLLLMVSLALVLTLNRRTQELAVIGALLAVTYPLGKRLTHLPQIYLGLAFGWGIPMAFAAVQDKVPPIGWLLLIANVFWTVAYDTFYAMADRDDDIRVGIKSTAILFGEDDRLIVGVLQASALATLALVGWNAYLGPWFFGGLGIAALTAVHHQYLARRREPAACFKAFLANNWFGAAVFAGIATHYWMQP; encoded by the coding sequence ATGACCGCGACAGCGCGCCTTGCCGCCTATCTGGAACTGATGCGCCTGCATCGACCGATCGGCGTACTGCTGCTGTTGTGGCCGACCTGGTGGGCACTGTGGCTGACCAGCGGCGGCCTGCCGGACCTGAAGATTCTGGTCGTGTTCACGGCTGGCGTGGTAACCATGCGCTCGGCCGGCTGCGCCATCAACGATTATCTGGATAGCGATTTCGACCGGCATGTGGAACGTACCCGCAACCGGCCGCTGGCGCGCGGCGCCATTCGGCCAGTCGAGGCGCTGGTGGTGTGTGTGCTGCTCCTGATGGTGTCCCTGGCGCTGGTACTCACGCTGAACCGGCGCACGCAGGAACTGGCGGTAATCGGTGCCCTGCTGGCCGTGACCTATCCGCTCGGCAAACGCCTCACGCACCTGCCACAGATTTACCTGGGCCTGGCCTTTGGCTGGGGCATCCCGATGGCGTTTGCCGCCGTACAGGACAAGGTGCCCCCCATCGGCTGGCTATTGCTGATCGCCAACGTGTTCTGGACCGTCGCCTACGACACCTTCTATGCCATGGCCGACCGCGATGACGACATCCGCGTCGGCATCAAATCGACCGCCATCCTGTTCGGCGAGGACGACCGGCTCATTGTTGGCGTGCTCCAGGCCAGCGCCCTCGCCACGCTGGCCCTGGTCGGCTGGAATGCCTACCTCGGGCCATGGTTTTTCGGTGGACTGGGAATCGCCGCGCTGACCGCGGTTCACCACCAGTACCTCGCCCGGCGGCGCGAGCCGGCGGCCTGCTTCAAGGCCTTTCTGGCCAACAACTGGTTCGGTGCGGCCGTATTCGCCGGCATCGCCACCCATTACTGGATGCAACCGTGA
- the ubiD gene encoding 4-hydroxy-3-polyprenylbenzoate decarboxylase, whose translation MSADLREFIARLEALGELKRISVPVDPRLEVTEICDRVLRAGGPALLFERPSGHTMPLLANLFGSVRRVALGLGRETPADLRELGEQLAMLREPQPPNGLREAWRQLPIYKQALAMRPRRVASGPCRDVVLEGDAVDLSTLPIQTCWPDDAGPLLSWGLVVTRGPHGGRQNIGIYRQQVLGRNRLIMRWLAQRGGALDYQAWQAARPGEPFPVAVVVGADPATVLAAVMPIPDGLSEYQFAGLLRGQRTELVACSDGGLEVPARAEIVLEGVITPGDEADEGPFGDHTGYYNETERYPVLTVQRLSQRRDAIYHSTYTGRPPDEPAMLGAALNELFVPLLRRQFPEVVDFYLPPEGCSYRVALVSIRKQYPGHASRVMFGIWSYLRQFLYTKFIVVVDDDIDVRNWQDVVWAISTRVDPARDILLAERTPIDTLDFASPQPGLGSKMGIDATNKWPGETARQWGRPIAMDGGVKTRVDALWDELGL comes from the coding sequence GTGAGCGCGGACCTGCGCGAGTTCATCGCCCGCCTGGAGGCGCTGGGCGAACTCAAACGCATCAGCGTGCCGGTCGATCCGCGGCTGGAGGTCACGGAGATCTGCGACCGGGTGCTGCGGGCCGGCGGACCGGCACTGCTGTTCGAGCGCCCCAGCGGCCACACCATGCCACTGCTGGCCAATCTGTTTGGCAGCGTGCGCCGCGTGGCGCTGGGCCTGGGACGCGAGACTCCGGCCGATCTGCGCGAGCTGGGCGAGCAACTGGCCATGTTGCGCGAGCCGCAGCCGCCCAATGGCCTGCGCGAGGCCTGGCGGCAGCTGCCAATCTACAAACAGGCGCTGGCCATGCGCCCGCGGCGCGTCGCCAGCGGGCCATGTCGGGACGTGGTTTTGGAAGGCGATGCGGTGGATCTGTCCACGCTGCCGATCCAGACCTGCTGGCCGGACGACGCCGGGCCTTTGCTCAGCTGGGGTCTGGTGGTCACCCGCGGCCCGCACGGCGGGCGCCAGAACATCGGCATCTACCGGCAGCAGGTGCTTGGCCGCAACCGGCTGATCATGCGCTGGCTGGCGCAGCGTGGCGGCGCGCTCGACTACCAGGCCTGGCAGGCGGCGCGTCCGGGCGAGCCATTCCCGGTGGCAGTGGTGGTTGGCGCCGACCCCGCCACCGTGCTCGCCGCCGTGATGCCAATCCCCGACGGCCTGTCCGAGTACCAGTTCGCCGGCCTGTTGCGCGGCCAACGCACGGAACTGGTGGCCTGTTCGGACGGTGGTCTTGAGGTCCCGGCGCGGGCGGAAATCGTATTGGAAGGGGTCATCACCCCCGGCGATGAGGCCGACGAGGGGCCGTTCGGTGACCATACCGGCTACTACAACGAGACCGAACGCTACCCGGTGCTGACGGTGCAGCGCCTGAGCCAGCGCCGTGACGCCATCTACCACAGCACCTATACCGGCCGGCCGCCTGACGAGCCGGCCATGCTCGGGGCGGCGCTGAACGAGCTGTTCGTGCCGCTGCTGCGCCGCCAGTTCCCGGAGGTGGTGGATTTTTACCTGCCGCCGGAAGGCTGTTCGTACCGGGTCGCGCTGGTGTCCATTCGCAAGCAGTATCCGGGGCATGCGTCGCGGGTGATGTTTGGCATCTGGTCGTATCTGCGCCAGTTCCTGTACACCAAGTTCATTGTGGTGGTGGATGACGACATCGACGTGCGCAACTGGCAGGACGTGGTGTGGGCCATCAGCACCCGCGTCGATCCGGCGCGCGATATCCTGCTGGCCGAGCGCACGCCGATCGACACCCTCGATTTCGCTTCGCCACAGCCCGGCCTGGGCTCGAAGATGGGGATCGACGCCACCAACAAGTGGCCCGGCGAAACCGCTCGGCAATGGGGTCGACCCATCGCCATGGATGGCGGGGTCAAAACCCGTGTGGATGCGCTATGGGACGAACTGGGCTTGTGA
- the fabA gene encoding 3-hydroxyacyl-[acyl-carrier-protein] dehydratase FabA yields MSAVERRTASFSYDDLLRCARGELFGPGNAQLPLPPMLMFDRIVHIADHGGQFGRGEIRAELDVRPDLWFFGCHFAGDPVMPGCLGLDAMWQLVGFYLGWIGGPGHGRALGADEVKFGGEVKPTARRVTYNIHMKRVIQRKLFMGIADATMDVDGNTIYSAIGLRVGLFTNHLESTP; encoded by the coding sequence ATGTCCGCCGTCGAGCGACGCACCGCATCCTTCAGTTATGACGACCTCCTGCGCTGCGCGCGCGGCGAATTGTTCGGCCCCGGCAATGCGCAGCTGCCACTGCCGCCCATGCTGATGTTCGACCGTATCGTGCACATCGCCGACCACGGTGGCCAGTTCGGTCGCGGCGAGATCCGCGCCGAGCTCGATGTGCGCCCGGACCTGTGGTTCTTCGGTTGCCACTTTGCGGGCGATCCTGTGATGCCCGGTTGCCTGGGCCTGGATGCCATGTGGCAACTGGTCGGTTTCTATCTGGGTTGGATCGGCGGCCCTGGCCACGGCCGGGCACTGGGGGCCGACGAAGTCAAATTCGGCGGCGAGGTGAAGCCGACCGCCCGCCGGGTGACCTATAACATCCACATGAAGCGTGTCATCCAGCGCAAGCTGTTCATGGGCATTGCCGACGCCACCATGGACGTGGATGGCAATACCATCTATTCCGCCATTGGCCTGCGTGTGGGCCTGTTCACCAACCATCTTGAGAGCACACCGTGA
- the fabB gene encoding beta-ketoacyl-ACP synthase I — protein sequence MRRVVITGLGIVSSIGTNQAQVADSLHQARSGIEFSEEYQELGFRSHVYGPLRIAPEEHIDRKLLRFMGNAAAYSHIAMAEAIADSGLTEAETSHPRTGLVAGSGGASTANTVLAADTLREKGARRVGPYMVPRTMSSTVAACLGTAFKIKGVGYSISSACATSAHCIGNAAELIQAGKQDVMFAGGGEELHWTESVLFDGMGALSSAYNDRPAVASRAYDADRDGFVISGGGGIVVVEALDHALARGAKIYGELVGYGATSDGFDMVQPSGEGAVRCMGQALGDIPLPDIDYLNTHGTSTPVGDARELEAVREVFGAQMPPFSSTKSLTGHSLGAAGVHEAIYCLLMMRDGFICPSAHIERLDPAADGLPLVRERRDGARLDTIMSNSFGFGGTNATLVLRRYNG from the coding sequence GTGAGACGCGTCGTCATTACCGGGCTGGGCATCGTATCCAGCATCGGCACCAATCAGGCGCAGGTCGCCGACTCCCTGCATCAGGCCCGATCCGGCATCGAGTTCAGCGAGGAATATCAGGAGTTGGGGTTTCGCAGCCATGTGTATGGCCCACTGCGCATCGCTCCGGAAGAGCACATCGACCGCAAGTTGCTGCGCTTCATGGGCAACGCCGCGGCGTATTCGCACATCGCCATGGCCGAGGCAATCGCCGACTCCGGCCTCACCGAGGCCGAGACTTCACACCCGCGTACCGGCCTGGTGGCCGGTTCCGGCGGCGCTTCCACGGCGAACACGGTGCTCGCGGCCGATACCCTGCGCGAGAAAGGCGCCCGCCGGGTCGGGCCCTACATGGTGCCGCGCACCATGTCGAGCACGGTTGCCGCCTGCCTGGGCACCGCATTCAAGATCAAGGGCGTTGGCTATTCCATCTCGTCGGCCTGCGCCACCTCGGCCCATTGCATCGGTAATGCGGCAGAACTGATCCAGGCCGGCAAGCAGGATGTGATGTTCGCTGGCGGTGGCGAGGAACTGCACTGGACCGAATCGGTATTGTTCGACGGCATGGGCGCCCTGTCATCGGCTTATAACGACCGCCCTGCGGTGGCCTCACGTGCCTACGATGCTGATCGGGACGGCTTCGTGATTTCCGGTGGCGGCGGCATCGTGGTGGTGGAAGCACTTGATCATGCGCTGGCCCGCGGCGCCAAGATTTATGGCGAACTGGTGGGCTACGGCGCCACCTCGGACGGCTTCGACATGGTGCAGCCGTCCGGCGAGGGAGCGGTACGCTGCATGGGCCAGGCCTTGGGCGACATTCCATTGCCGGACATCGACTACCTGAACACCCATGGCACCAGCACGCCGGTTGGTGACGCACGCGAGCTGGAAGCGGTACGTGAGGTCTTCGGCGCGCAGATGCCGCCGTTCAGCTCCACCAAGTCCCTCACCGGTCACTCGCTGGGCGCCGCCGGCGTCCATGAGGCGATCTACTGCCTGCTGATGATGCGGGACGGCTTCATCTGCCCGTCGGCGCATATCGAACGGCTTGATCCCGCCGCCGACGGCCTGCCGCTGGTGCGCGAGCGCCGCGATGGCGCGCGCCTGGACACCATCATGTCAAACAGCTTCGGCTTTGGTGGCACCAACGCCACCCTGGTGCTGCGCCGTTACAACGGCTGA
- the htpG gene encoding molecular chaperone HtpG, with the protein MTQPETLSFATETRQLLKLMIHSLYSNREIFLRELISNASDALDKLRFEGYSNASLMDGGGELRIEVACDPIAHTVTVRDNGLGMSRDEVIANIGTIAHSGTSEFLQALESGQAKDANLIGQFGVGFYSAFIVADQVTLTTRRADLAETEGVRWQSAGEGDYTLEPTSAPRGTEIVLHLRDDAQEFSDDYRLKSIIRTYSDHITFPVCMPAAAPAEDGAENDTDSDSDADSEQPPAWDTVNQATALWAKPKTEISQEQYDSFYKQLAYDAQPPLALLHSRIEGGHDYTALLFVPAQAPFDLWDRERRHGVKLYVKRVFIMDDAAQLLPAYLRFARGVIDSDDLPLNVSREILQNNKVVDAIRSGCTRRMLSLLEELARDEADKYARFWGLFGRVLKEGVVEDHANRDRIAALLRFASTRESEQTVSLADYVARMKEGQKAIYYLTADSQAAAAASPQLEVFRARGVEVLLLGDRIDEWLASSLPNFDGKPLQSAAQADLKLDDLGPADAEQPAVAEADWQPTLSVLQTALESKVESVRLSDRLTESPACLVASKDGISGNLERLLKSAGQDVPDSKRVLEINPHHPLLARLKAQADAEHVADWALLLYEQALLAEGGQLEEPAQFVQRLNRLLLEG; encoded by the coding sequence ATGACCCAACCCGAAACCCTCAGCTTCGCCACCGAAACCCGGCAGCTGCTCAAGCTGATGATCCATTCCCTGTACAGCAACCGCGAGATTTTTCTGCGCGAGCTGATCTCGAACGCCTCGGATGCACTCGACAAGCTGCGTTTCGAGGGCTACAGCAACGCCAGTCTGATGGACGGCGGCGGCGAGCTGCGCATTGAGGTAGCGTGCGACCCTATCGCCCACACGGTCACGGTGCGCGATAACGGCCTTGGCATGAGCCGCGACGAGGTGATCGCCAACATCGGCACCATTGCTCACTCCGGCACCAGCGAATTCCTGCAGGCGCTCGAAAGTGGGCAGGCCAAGGACGCCAATCTCATTGGCCAGTTCGGGGTGGGTTTCTACTCGGCCTTTATCGTTGCCGACCAGGTCACGCTGACCACCCGCCGCGCTGATCTGGCCGAAACCGAGGGCGTGCGCTGGCAATCCGCTGGCGAGGGCGACTACACGCTCGAACCGACCAGCGCGCCGCGCGGCACCGAAATTGTGCTGCACCTGCGCGACGACGCGCAGGAGTTCAGCGACGACTACCGGCTCAAGTCCATCATTCGCACCTACTCCGACCACATAACGTTTCCGGTGTGCATGCCCGCCGCCGCGCCGGCCGAAGACGGCGCTGAAAACGATACCGACAGCGACAGCGATGCAGACAGCGAGCAGCCGCCCGCCTGGGACACTGTCAACCAGGCCACCGCGCTGTGGGCGAAACCCAAGACCGAGATCAGCCAGGAGCAGTACGACAGTTTCTACAAGCAGCTCGCGTACGACGCGCAGCCCCCGCTGGCGCTGCTGCACAGCCGCATCGAGGGAGGCCATGACTACACCGCACTGCTGTTCGTCCCGGCCCAGGCACCGTTCGACCTGTGGGACCGAGAGCGCCGCCACGGCGTCAAGCTGTACGTGAAGCGCGTGTTCATCATGGATGACGCCGCTCAGTTGCTGCCGGCGTATCTGCGCTTCGCGCGCGGGGTGATCGACTCCGACGACCTGCCGCTGAATGTTTCGCGTGAGATTCTGCAAAACAACAAAGTAGTGGACGCCATCCGGTCGGGTTGTACGCGCCGTATGCTGAGCCTGCTGGAGGAGCTGGCCCGTGACGAGGCCGACAAATACGCGCGCTTCTGGGGGCTGTTCGGCCGGGTGCTCAAGGAAGGCGTGGTGGAAGACCACGCCAACCGCGACCGCATCGCGGCGCTGCTGCGTTTTGCCAGCACCCGCGAAAGCGAGCAAACAGTGTCGCTCGCCGATTACGTCGCGCGCATGAAAGAGGGCCAGAAGGCCATCTACTACCTGACGGCCGACAGCCAGGCGGCGGCGGCGGCCTCGCCGCAGCTGGAAGTCTTTCGCGCGCGCGGCGTGGAAGTGCTGTTACTCGGCGACCGGATTGACGAATGGCTGGCAAGCAGCCTGCCAAATTTCGATGGCAAGCCCCTGCAATCGGCAGCGCAGGCAGACCTCAAGCTCGACGACCTGGGCCCGGCCGACGCCGAGCAACCCGCGGTGGCCGAGGCCGACTGGCAGCCAACCCTCAGCGTCCTGCAAACCGCCCTGGAAAGCAAAGTGGAATCGGTGCGCCTGTCGGATCGCCTCACTGAATCACCGGCCTGCCTGGTGGCCAGCAAGGACGGCATCTCCGGCAACCTTGAGCGGCTGCTGAAGTCCGCCGGCCAGGACGTACCCGACAGCAAGCGGGTCCTGGAAATCAACCCGCACCACCCCCTGCTCGCGCGCCTGAAAGCGCAAGCTGACGCCGAACACGTTGCCGACTGGGCGCTGCTGCTTTACGAACAGGCGCTGCTTGCCGAGGGCGGCCAACTGGAGGAGCCGGCACAGTTCGTACAACGGCTGAACAGACTGCTGCTGGAAGGGTAG
- a CDS encoding ketopantoate reductase family protein has product MRFIICGAGGLGSVIGGMLARCGEDVTLVGRARHMDAIKANGLHISGIYGDFVVRENLTCITHPRDATGEFDCMILLTKAKDSETALAEAESIKDRVRLVCSLQNGIGKEERLREWAGHDKVIGASTIEGGVLLEPGHAMAGLTTPTTAYFGELDGGITPRIEAVTAAFQKAGFGSRAMEDIRQVLWEKLMQIGTASGWSVSTLGLPLTFPDGLEAREGAMNYIALARDFLKVYKAMGYQPQNFYAPMGQFREYDSLPLDKAVDMMMQLGVRFRERMQASGETEGRTSMHQDLHRRRKMEVDVILKPYLDKAAELKVDVPVLQYVYGVAKVQDTFLAD; this is encoded by the coding sequence GTGCGTTTCATTATTTGTGGAGCAGGTGGCCTGGGTTCAGTGATTGGCGGCATGTTGGCCCGCTGCGGCGAGGACGTGACGCTGGTCGGTCGGGCCCGTCACATGGACGCCATCAAAGCCAATGGCCTTCACATCAGCGGCATTTACGGCGATTTTGTGGTGCGTGAGAACCTGACCTGCATCACGCACCCGCGCGATGCCACCGGCGAGTTCGACTGCATGATCCTGCTGACCAAGGCCAAGGACAGCGAAACCGCACTGGCCGAGGCCGAAAGCATCAAGGACCGGGTACGCCTGGTCTGCTCCCTGCAAAACGGCATTGGCAAGGAAGAGCGCCTGCGTGAATGGGCCGGTCACGACAAGGTCATCGGCGCATCCACCATCGAAGGCGGCGTCCTGCTCGAACCGGGCCATGCCATGGCTGGGCTGACGACGCCCACCACGGCTTATTTCGGCGAACTTGATGGCGGCATCACACCACGCATCGAAGCGGTCACGGCGGCGTTCCAGAAAGCCGGTTTCGGCAGCCGGGCAATGGAGGACATTCGCCAGGTGCTGTGGGAAAAATTGATGCAGATCGGCACCGCATCGGGCTGGTCCGTGAGCACGCTCGGCTTGCCGCTGACCTTTCCGGATGGGCTCGAAGCCCGCGAGGGGGCGATGAACTACATTGCGTTGGCGCGCGATTTCCTCAAGGTCTACAAGGCCATGGGTTACCAGCCGCAGAACTTCTATGCGCCGATGGGCCAGTTTCGTGAATACGATAGCCTGCCCCTCGACAAGGCGGTCGACATGATGATGCAGCTTGGCGTGCGCTTTCGGGAACGCATGCAGGCCAGCGGCGAGACCGAGGGCCGCACCTCCATGCACCAGGACCTGCACCGCCGTCGCAAGATGGAAGTCGACGTGATCCTCAAGCCCTACCTCGACAAGGCGGCAGAACTCAAAGTTGACGTGCCGGTGTTGCAGTACGTGTACGGCGTGGCCAAGGTTCAGGACACCTTCCTCGCGGATTGA
- a CDS encoding TIGR00341 family protein: protein MKYVEVVAAAGSADTVAAIAEQLKLPDFRPGTTGKDGALSMRLLVPDDKLQPLLDSLQTMLGAQSTAQIVVLPVEVALPERGGKEREAEDSATSAREALYKGVEKNARLDVNFLVLVLLSTAVAAIGLIENTLAVVIGAMVIAPLLGPNIAFGLGTALGDPALMRKSALTNFVGILVVVGLSIAIGTLKLFETPGPELLARTDVGLDSIVLALASGAAAALSLTTGLSSVLVGVMVAVALLPPAVTLGLMLGHGEITLACGAGLLLAVNLVCVNLASNMVFLAKGIHPRTWWEKQQAQRATVTCVLVWIATLAILVFFIYGRRALID from the coding sequence ATGAAATACGTTGAGGTTGTTGCTGCCGCCGGCAGCGCCGACACGGTAGCGGCGATCGCCGAGCAACTCAAACTGCCCGATTTTCGTCCTGGCACGACCGGCAAGGACGGCGCGTTGTCGATGCGACTGCTCGTACCGGACGACAAGCTCCAGCCACTGCTGGATTCCCTGCAGACCATGCTCGGCGCACAGTCTACGGCCCAAATCGTGGTCCTACCGGTGGAGGTGGCGCTGCCCGAGCGCGGGGGAAAAGAGCGGGAAGCGGAAGACTCGGCGACCTCAGCCCGTGAGGCCCTGTACAAGGGCGTCGAAAAAAATGCACGCCTGGATGTGAATTTCCTGGTGCTGGTGCTGCTTTCGACAGCCGTCGCCGCCATCGGACTGATCGAGAACACCTTGGCCGTCGTGATCGGCGCCATGGTCATCGCGCCCTTGCTGGGTCCGAACATTGCGTTCGGTCTTGGAACAGCCCTCGGCGATCCGGCCCTGATGCGCAAGTCGGCACTCACGAACTTCGTGGGCATCCTGGTGGTCGTGGGCCTGTCCATCGCGATCGGCACGCTCAAGCTATTCGAAACTCCCGGTCCCGAACTGCTTGCCCGCACCGACGTAGGACTGGATTCCATTGTCCTGGCGCTTGCCTCAGGCGCTGCCGCGGCACTCTCCCTCACAACCGGCTTGTCGAGCGTACTTGTCGGGGTCATGGTGGCTGTGGCCCTGCTTCCACCGGCGGTCACGCTCGGACTCATGCTGGGTCACGGCGAAATCACCCTCGCCTGTGGAGCGGGGCTGCTGTTGGCGGTCAACCTGGTGTGCGTCAACCTGGCCAGCAACATGGTCTTCCTGGCTAAAGGCATCCATCCCCGCACCTGGTGGGAAAAACAGCAAGCGCAACGCGCGACAGTCACTTGCGTCCTAGTATGGATCGCGACCCTGGCGATCCTTGTATTTTTCATTTATGGCCGCCGAGCACTGATCGACTAG
- a CDS encoding sulfurtransferase TusA family protein, with the protein MTELSVIEELDTSGLLCPLPVLKARRALNRMQSGEGLRVIATDTKAPDDFAAFCEQSGDVLRDVTQDGERYLILVQKA; encoded by the coding sequence ATGACCGAACTTTCCGTTATCGAGGAGCTCGACACCAGCGGTCTACTGTGCCCGCTGCCAGTGCTCAAGGCCCGCCGGGCCCTGAACAGGATGCAAAGCGGCGAGGGTCTGCGGGTGATCGCCACTGACACCAAGGCGCCGGACGACTTCGCCGCGTTCTGCGAGCAGTCCGGCGATGTGCTGCGGGACGTGACGCAGGATGGCGAGCGTTATCTGATCCTGGTGCAAAAGGCTTGA